A stretch of Palaemon carinicauda isolate YSFRI2023 unplaced genomic scaffold, ASM3689809v2 scaffold346, whole genome shotgun sequence DNA encodes these proteins:
- the LOC137636643 gene encoding zinc finger protein 813-like, translating to MERMMNSEPPFEFSMKSEIEDLFSPAVDPENNDTSGSVALFNDGALFLDPKMEVKVEPEIFDSSESNLTNSYGYDASVSENGSISCKGDVDDEESVDTYLGTVVKEDKGKEKGRLSCVISGRELLQKDVLNQEVNQINEKQIKKRIFGNVNSNALARKRCTCSECGKTFSNKFNLTKHLRNYTGERPYKCNVCSKTFNVKNNLIRHLGIHTEQKSYNCDVCSKTYTTRAHLTVHLRIHSGERPYKCNVCSKTFTAKHNLTAHLRIHTGERPYKCNVCSKTFTSKHNLTAHLRIHTGERPYKCNVCSKTFTAKHNLTKHLRIHMGEGPHKCNVCSKIFQY from the coding sequence atggagaggatgatgaattctgaaccaccttttgaattttcaatgaaaagtgaaattgaagatctattttcacctgcagtcgatccagaaaataatgatacgtctggaagtgttgctctctttaatgatggcgctcttttcttggatccaaaaatggaagtcaaagtagagccagaaatatttgattctagcgaAAGCAACTTGACAAATTCCTACGGGTACGATGCATCGGTGAGTGAAAACGGTTCAATAAGTTGTAAAGGGGATGTcgatgatgaggaaagtgtagacacttacttagggacagttgtgaaagaggataaaggaaaagaaaaaggaagactttcatgtgtaatcagtggaagagaattattacagaaagatgttttgaatcaagaggtgaatcaaataaatgagaagcagataaagaaaaggatctttggtaatgttaactccaatgccctagctagaaagcgatgcacatgcagtgaatgtgggaaaacgtTTTCTAATAAATTTAATCTTACAAAGCATTTAAGAAATTACACGGGAGAGAgaccatacaaatgcaatgtctgtagcaaaacatttaatgtaaaaaataatctcATTCGACATTTAGGAATTCACACGGAACAGAAGTCATAcaattgcgatgtctgtagcaaaacatatACTACAAGAGCacatctcactgtacatttaagaattcactcgggagagaggccatacaagtgcaatgtctgtagcaaaacatttactgcaaaacataatctcactgcacatttaagaattcacacaggagagaggccatacaaatgcaatgtctgtagcaaaacatttacttcaaaacataatctcactgcacatttaagaattcacacaggagagaggccatacaaatgcaatgtctgtagcaaaacatttactgcaaAACATAATCTCactaaacatttaagaattcacatgggagaGGGGCCacacaaatgcaatgtctgtagcaaaatttttcaatattaa
- the LOC137636641 gene encoding zinc finger protein 880-like, which produces MGEGPHKCIVCSKTFITKSSLTAHLRIHTGEKLYKCNVCSKVFTSEAHLTVHLRIHTGEKPYNCDVCSKTFTSKHNLTAHLRIHTGERPYKCNVCSKTFITKPNLNAHLRIHTGEKLYKCNVCSKAFTSKAHLTVHLRIHTGEKPYNCDVCSKTFTLEHNLTAHLRIHTGERPYKCNVCSKTYTAKHNLTVHLRIHTGEKPYKCNVCSKIFISKRYLTKHKKSHERSIPMS; this is translated from the coding sequence atgggagaGGGGCCACACAAATGCattgtctgtagcaaaacatttattacaaaatcaagtctcactgcacatttaagaattcacacaggagagaagctatACAAATGTAATGTTTGTAGCAAAGTATTTACTAGTGAAGCacatctcactgtacatttaagaattcacacgggagagaagccctacaattgcgatgtctgtagcaaaacatttacttcaaaacataatctcactgcacatttaagaattcacacgggagagaggccatacaaatgcaatgtctgtagcaaaacatttattacaaaaccaaATCTCAatgcacatttaagaattcacacaggagagaagctatACAAATGTAATGTttgtagcaaagcatttactagTAAAGCacatctcactgtacatttaagaattcacactggagagaagccctacaattgcgatgtctgtagcaaaacatttactttagaacataatctcactgcacatttaagaattcacacgggagagaggccatacaaatgcaatgtctgtagcaaaacatatactgcaaaacataatctcactgtacatttaagaattcacacaggagagaagccatacaagtgcaatgtctgtagcaaaatatttatttcaaaaagaTATCTtactaaacataagaaatcacatgagagatctattccaaTGTCATGA